A genomic segment from Sciurus carolinensis chromosome 1, mSciCar1.2, whole genome shotgun sequence encodes:
- the Kcnc4 gene encoding potassium voltage-gated channel subfamily C member 4 isoform X4, translating into MISSVCVSSYRGRKSGNKPPSKTCLKEEMAKGEASEKIIINVGGTRHETYRSTLRTLPGTRLAWLADPDGGGRPESDGGGAGSSGSSGGGGCEFFFDRHPGVFAYVLNYYRTGKLHCPADVCGPLFEEELTFWGIDETDVEPCCWMTYRQHRDAEEALDIFESPDGGSGGAGPSDEVGDDERELALQRLGPHEGGAGPGAGSGGCRGWQPRMWALFEDPYSSRAARVVAFASLFFILVSITTFCLETHEAFNIDRNVTEIHRVGNITSVRFRREVETEPILTYIEGVCVLWFTLEFLVRIVCCPDTLDFVKNLLNIIDFVAILPFYLEVGLSGLSSKAARDVLGFLRVVRFVRILRIFKLTRHFVGLRVLGHTLRASTNEFLLLIIFLALGVLIFATMIYYAERIGARPSDPRGNDHTDFKNIPIGFWWAVVTMTTLGYGDMYPKTWSGMLVGALCALAGVLTIAMPVPVIVNNFGMYYSLAMAKQKLPKKRKKHVPRPPQLESPIYCKSEETSPRDSTYSDTSPPAREEGMVERKRAGPGSRRSPFCLLPSDSKQNGDANAVLSDEEGAGLTQPLASAPTPEERRALRRSGTRDRNKKAAACFLLSAGDYACADGSVRKEGNVEPKACVPVSHTCAL; encoded by the exons ATGATCAGCTCGGTGTGTGTCTCCTCCTACCGCGGGCGCAAGTCGGGGAACAAGCCTCCGTCCAAAACATGTCTGAAGGAGGAGATGGCCAAGGGCGAGGCGTCGGAGAAGATCATCATCAACGTGGGCGGCACGCGACATGAGACCTACCGCAGCACCCTGCGCACTCTGCCAGGCACCCGCCTTGCCTGGCTGGCTGATCCCGACGGCGGGGGCCGACCCGAGTCCGATGGCGGCGGTGCgggcagcagcggcagcagcggcggcggAGGCTGCGAGTTCTTCTTCGATCGGCACCCCGGCGTCTTCGCCTACGTGCTCAACTACTACCGCACTGGCAAGCTGCACTGCCCCGCCGACGTGTGCGGGCCTCTCTTCGAAGAGGAGCTCACCTTTTGGGGCATCGACGAGACCGATGTGGAGCCCTGCTGCTGGATGACCTACCGCCAGCATCGCGACGCCGAGGAGGCGCTCGACATCTTCGAAAGTCCAGACGGGGGTAGCGGCGGAGCGGGGCCCAGCGACGAGGTCGGCGACGATGAGCGGGAGCTAGCCCTGCAGCGCCTGGGCCCCCACGAGGGAGGCGCGGGCCCCGGCGCGGGTTCTGGTGGCTGCCGCGGCTGGCAGCCTCGCATGTGGGCACTCTTTGAGGATCCCTACTCCTCCCGGGCGGCCAGG GTGGTGGCCTTTGCCTCCCTCTTCTTCATCCTGGTCTCCATCACCACCTTCTGCCTGGAGACTCACGAGGCCTTCAACATCGACCGCAACGTGACGGAGATCCACCGGGTGGGGAACATCACCAGTGTGCGCTTCCGGCGGGAGGTGGAGACGGAGCCCATCCTCACCTACATCGAGGGCGTGTGTGTCCTGTGGTTCACACTGGAGTTCCTGGTGCGCATCGTGTGCTGCCCTGACACGCTGGACTTCGTCAAAAACCTGCTGAACATCATTGACTTTGTGGCCATCCTGCCCTTCTACCTGGAGGTGGGATTGAGCGGCCTGTCGTCTAAGGCAGCCCGCGACGTGCTGGGTTTCTTGCGTGTGGTGCGCTTCGTGCGCATCCTGCGGATCTTCAAGCTCACGCGCCACTTCGTGGGGCTGCGCGTGCTGGGCCACACCCTCCGTGCCAGCACCAACGAGTTCCTGCTGCTCATCATCTTCCTGGCCCTGGGCGTGCTCATCTTTGCCACCATGATCTACTACGCAGAGCGCATTGGTGCCAGGCCCTCCGACCCACGGGGCAATGACCACACCGACTTCAAGAATATCCCCATCGGCTTCTGGTGGGCCGTGGTCACCATGACGACGCTGGGCTACGGGGACATGTACCCCAAGACGTGGTCCGGCATGCTGGTGGGGGCGCTCTGTGCGCTGGCTGGGGTGCTCACCATTGCCATGCCCGTGCCTGTCATTGTCAACAACTTCGGCATGTACTACTCCCTGGCTATGGCCAAGCAGAAGCTGCCCAAGAAACGGAAGAAGCATGTGCCACGGCCACCCCAGCTTGAGTCACCCATTTACTGTAAGTCGGAGGAGACCTCGCCCAGGGACAGCACCTACAGTGATACCAGCCCCCCTGCCCGGGAAGAGGGTATGGTGGAGAGGAAACGGGCAG GCCCAGGCAGCCGCCGCAGCCCCTTCTGTCTGCTGCCTTCAGACTCGAAGCAGAATGGTGATGCCAACGCAGTGCTGTCGGATGAGGAAGGCGCCGGCCTCACCCagcccctggcctctgcccccaCGCCCGAGGAGCGCCGGGCCCTGCGACGCTCTGGCACACGGGACAGAAACAAGAAGGCAGCTGCCTGCTTCCTGCTCAGTGCTGGGGACTATGCCTGTGCCGATGGTAGTGTCCGGAAAG AAGGCAATGTTGAACCGAAAGCGTGCGTCCCAGTGTCTCACACCTGTGCTCTTTAA
- the Kcnc4 gene encoding potassium voltage-gated channel subfamily C member 4 isoform X3 — MISSVCVSSYRGRKSGNKPPSKTCLKEEMAKGEASEKIIINVGGTRHETYRSTLRTLPGTRLAWLADPDGGGRPESDGGGAGSSGSSGGGGCEFFFDRHPGVFAYVLNYYRTGKLHCPADVCGPLFEEELTFWGIDETDVEPCCWMTYRQHRDAEEALDIFESPDGGSGGAGPSDEVGDDERELALQRLGPHEGGAGPGAGSGGCRGWQPRMWALFEDPYSSRAARVVAFASLFFILVSITTFCLETHEAFNIDRNVTEIHRVGNITSVRFRREVETEPILTYIEGVCVLWFTLEFLVRIVCCPDTLDFVKNLLNIIDFVAILPFYLEVGLSGLSSKAARDVLGFLRVVRFVRILRIFKLTRHFVGLRVLGHTLRASTNEFLLLIIFLALGVLIFATMIYYAERIGARPSDPRGNDHTDFKNIPIGFWWAVVTMTTLGYGDMYPKTWSGMLVGALCALAGVLTIAMPVPVIVNNFGMYYSLAMAKQKLPKKRKKHVPRPPQLESPIYCKSEETSPRDSTYSDTSPPAREEGMVERKRAGPGSRRSPFCLLPSDSKQNGDANAVLSDEEGAGLTQPLASAPTPEERRALRRSGTRDRNKKAAACFLLSAGDYACADGSVRKETCQDALSSNYAQAEVLTLS, encoded by the exons ATGATCAGCTCGGTGTGTGTCTCCTCCTACCGCGGGCGCAAGTCGGGGAACAAGCCTCCGTCCAAAACATGTCTGAAGGAGGAGATGGCCAAGGGCGAGGCGTCGGAGAAGATCATCATCAACGTGGGCGGCACGCGACATGAGACCTACCGCAGCACCCTGCGCACTCTGCCAGGCACCCGCCTTGCCTGGCTGGCTGATCCCGACGGCGGGGGCCGACCCGAGTCCGATGGCGGCGGTGCgggcagcagcggcagcagcggcggcggAGGCTGCGAGTTCTTCTTCGATCGGCACCCCGGCGTCTTCGCCTACGTGCTCAACTACTACCGCACTGGCAAGCTGCACTGCCCCGCCGACGTGTGCGGGCCTCTCTTCGAAGAGGAGCTCACCTTTTGGGGCATCGACGAGACCGATGTGGAGCCCTGCTGCTGGATGACCTACCGCCAGCATCGCGACGCCGAGGAGGCGCTCGACATCTTCGAAAGTCCAGACGGGGGTAGCGGCGGAGCGGGGCCCAGCGACGAGGTCGGCGACGATGAGCGGGAGCTAGCCCTGCAGCGCCTGGGCCCCCACGAGGGAGGCGCGGGCCCCGGCGCGGGTTCTGGTGGCTGCCGCGGCTGGCAGCCTCGCATGTGGGCACTCTTTGAGGATCCCTACTCCTCCCGGGCGGCCAGG GTGGTGGCCTTTGCCTCCCTCTTCTTCATCCTGGTCTCCATCACCACCTTCTGCCTGGAGACTCACGAGGCCTTCAACATCGACCGCAACGTGACGGAGATCCACCGGGTGGGGAACATCACCAGTGTGCGCTTCCGGCGGGAGGTGGAGACGGAGCCCATCCTCACCTACATCGAGGGCGTGTGTGTCCTGTGGTTCACACTGGAGTTCCTGGTGCGCATCGTGTGCTGCCCTGACACGCTGGACTTCGTCAAAAACCTGCTGAACATCATTGACTTTGTGGCCATCCTGCCCTTCTACCTGGAGGTGGGATTGAGCGGCCTGTCGTCTAAGGCAGCCCGCGACGTGCTGGGTTTCTTGCGTGTGGTGCGCTTCGTGCGCATCCTGCGGATCTTCAAGCTCACGCGCCACTTCGTGGGGCTGCGCGTGCTGGGCCACACCCTCCGTGCCAGCACCAACGAGTTCCTGCTGCTCATCATCTTCCTGGCCCTGGGCGTGCTCATCTTTGCCACCATGATCTACTACGCAGAGCGCATTGGTGCCAGGCCCTCCGACCCACGGGGCAATGACCACACCGACTTCAAGAATATCCCCATCGGCTTCTGGTGGGCCGTGGTCACCATGACGACGCTGGGCTACGGGGACATGTACCCCAAGACGTGGTCCGGCATGCTGGTGGGGGCGCTCTGTGCGCTGGCTGGGGTGCTCACCATTGCCATGCCCGTGCCTGTCATTGTCAACAACTTCGGCATGTACTACTCCCTGGCTATGGCCAAGCAGAAGCTGCCCAAGAAACGGAAGAAGCATGTGCCACGGCCACCCCAGCTTGAGTCACCCATTTACTGTAAGTCGGAGGAGACCTCGCCCAGGGACAGCACCTACAGTGATACCAGCCCCCCTGCCCGGGAAGAGGGTATGGTGGAGAGGAAACGGGCAG GCCCAGGCAGCCGCCGCAGCCCCTTCTGTCTGCTGCCTTCAGACTCGAAGCAGAATGGTGATGCCAACGCAGTGCTGTCGGATGAGGAAGGCGCCGGCCTCACCCagcccctggcctctgcccccaCGCCCGAGGAGCGCCGGGCCCTGCGACGCTCTGGCACACGGGACAGAAACAAGAAGGCAGCTGCCTGCTTCCTGCTCAGTGCTGGGGACTATGCCTGTGCCGATGGTAGTGTCCGGAAAG AGACCTGCCAAGACGCCCTCTCGTCCAACTATGCCCAGGCTGAAGTCCTCACCCTCTCTTAA
- the Kcnc4 gene encoding potassium voltage-gated channel subfamily C member 4 isoform X5: MISSVCVSSYRGRKSGNKPPSKTCLKEEMAKGEASEKIIINVGGTRHETYRSTLRTLPGTRLAWLADPDGGGRPESDGGGAGSSGSSGGGGCEFFFDRHPGVFAYVLNYYRTGKLHCPADVCGPLFEEELTFWGIDETDVEPCCWMTYRQHRDAEEALDIFESPDGGSGGAGPSDEVGDDERELALQRLGPHEGGAGPGAGSGGCRGWQPRMWALFEDPYSSRAARVVAFASLFFILVSITTFCLETHEAFNIDRNVTEIHRVGNITSVRFRREVETEPILTYIEGVCVLWFTLEFLVRIVCCPDTLDFVKNLLNIIDFVAILPFYLEVGLSGLSSKAARDVLGFLRVVRFVRILRIFKLTRHFVGLRVLGHTLRASTNEFLLLIIFLALGVLIFATMIYYAERIGARPSDPRGNDHTDFKNIPIGFWWAVVTMTTLGYGDMYPKTWSGMLVGALCALAGVLTIAMPVPVIVNNFGMYYSLAMAKQKLPKKRKKHVPRPPQLESPIYCKSEETSPRDSTYSDTSPPAREEGMVERKRAGPGSRRSPFCLLPSDSKQNGDANAVLSDEEGAGLTQPLASAPTPEERRALRRSGTRDRNKKAAACFLLSAGDYACADGSVRKGNVEPKACVPVSHTCAL; this comes from the exons ATGATCAGCTCGGTGTGTGTCTCCTCCTACCGCGGGCGCAAGTCGGGGAACAAGCCTCCGTCCAAAACATGTCTGAAGGAGGAGATGGCCAAGGGCGAGGCGTCGGAGAAGATCATCATCAACGTGGGCGGCACGCGACATGAGACCTACCGCAGCACCCTGCGCACTCTGCCAGGCACCCGCCTTGCCTGGCTGGCTGATCCCGACGGCGGGGGCCGACCCGAGTCCGATGGCGGCGGTGCgggcagcagcggcagcagcggcggcggAGGCTGCGAGTTCTTCTTCGATCGGCACCCCGGCGTCTTCGCCTACGTGCTCAACTACTACCGCACTGGCAAGCTGCACTGCCCCGCCGACGTGTGCGGGCCTCTCTTCGAAGAGGAGCTCACCTTTTGGGGCATCGACGAGACCGATGTGGAGCCCTGCTGCTGGATGACCTACCGCCAGCATCGCGACGCCGAGGAGGCGCTCGACATCTTCGAAAGTCCAGACGGGGGTAGCGGCGGAGCGGGGCCCAGCGACGAGGTCGGCGACGATGAGCGGGAGCTAGCCCTGCAGCGCCTGGGCCCCCACGAGGGAGGCGCGGGCCCCGGCGCGGGTTCTGGTGGCTGCCGCGGCTGGCAGCCTCGCATGTGGGCACTCTTTGAGGATCCCTACTCCTCCCGGGCGGCCAGG GTGGTGGCCTTTGCCTCCCTCTTCTTCATCCTGGTCTCCATCACCACCTTCTGCCTGGAGACTCACGAGGCCTTCAACATCGACCGCAACGTGACGGAGATCCACCGGGTGGGGAACATCACCAGTGTGCGCTTCCGGCGGGAGGTGGAGACGGAGCCCATCCTCACCTACATCGAGGGCGTGTGTGTCCTGTGGTTCACACTGGAGTTCCTGGTGCGCATCGTGTGCTGCCCTGACACGCTGGACTTCGTCAAAAACCTGCTGAACATCATTGACTTTGTGGCCATCCTGCCCTTCTACCTGGAGGTGGGATTGAGCGGCCTGTCGTCTAAGGCAGCCCGCGACGTGCTGGGTTTCTTGCGTGTGGTGCGCTTCGTGCGCATCCTGCGGATCTTCAAGCTCACGCGCCACTTCGTGGGGCTGCGCGTGCTGGGCCACACCCTCCGTGCCAGCACCAACGAGTTCCTGCTGCTCATCATCTTCCTGGCCCTGGGCGTGCTCATCTTTGCCACCATGATCTACTACGCAGAGCGCATTGGTGCCAGGCCCTCCGACCCACGGGGCAATGACCACACCGACTTCAAGAATATCCCCATCGGCTTCTGGTGGGCCGTGGTCACCATGACGACGCTGGGCTACGGGGACATGTACCCCAAGACGTGGTCCGGCATGCTGGTGGGGGCGCTCTGTGCGCTGGCTGGGGTGCTCACCATTGCCATGCCCGTGCCTGTCATTGTCAACAACTTCGGCATGTACTACTCCCTGGCTATGGCCAAGCAGAAGCTGCCCAAGAAACGGAAGAAGCATGTGCCACGGCCACCCCAGCTTGAGTCACCCATTTACTGTAAGTCGGAGGAGACCTCGCCCAGGGACAGCACCTACAGTGATACCAGCCCCCCTGCCCGGGAAGAGGGTATGGTGGAGAGGAAACGGGCAG GCCCAGGCAGCCGCCGCAGCCCCTTCTGTCTGCTGCCTTCAGACTCGAAGCAGAATGGTGATGCCAACGCAGTGCTGTCGGATGAGGAAGGCGCCGGCCTCACCCagcccctggcctctgcccccaCGCCCGAGGAGCGCCGGGCCCTGCGACGCTCTGGCACACGGGACAGAAACAAGAAGGCAGCTGCCTGCTTCCTGCTCAGTGCTGGGGACTATGCCTGTGCCGATGGTAGTGTCCGGAAAG GCAATGTTGAACCGAAAGCGTGCGTCCCAGTGTCTCACACCTGTGCTCTTTAA
- the Kcnc4 gene encoding potassium voltage-gated channel subfamily C member 4 isoform X6: protein MISSVCVSSYRGRKSGNKPPSKTCLKEEMAKGEASEKIIINVGGTRHETYRSTLRTLPGTRLAWLADPDGGGRPESDGGGAGSSGSSGGGGCEFFFDRHPGVFAYVLNYYRTGKLHCPADVCGPLFEEELTFWGIDETDVEPCCWMTYRQHRDAEEALDIFESPDGGSGGAGPSDEVGDDERELALQRLGPHEGGAGPGAGSGGCRGWQPRMWALFEDPYSSRAARVVAFASLFFILVSITTFCLETHEAFNIDRNVTEIHRVGNITSVRFRREVETEPILTYIEGVCVLWFTLEFLVRIVCCPDTLDFVKNLLNIIDFVAILPFYLEVGLSGLSSKAARDVLGFLRVVRFVRILRIFKLTRHFVGLRVLGHTLRASTNEFLLLIIFLALGVLIFATMIYYAERIGARPSDPRGNDHTDFKNIPIGFWWAVVTMTTLGYGDMYPKTWSGMLVGALCALAGVLTIAMPVPVIVNNFGMYYSLAMAKQKLPKKRKKHVPRPPQLESPIYCKSEETSPRDSTYSDTSPPAREEGMVERKRADSKQNGDANAVLSDEEGAGLTQPLASAPTPEERRALRRSGTRDRNKKAAACFLLSAGDYACADGSVRKETCQDALSSNYAQAEVLTLS from the exons ATGATCAGCTCGGTGTGTGTCTCCTCCTACCGCGGGCGCAAGTCGGGGAACAAGCCTCCGTCCAAAACATGTCTGAAGGAGGAGATGGCCAAGGGCGAGGCGTCGGAGAAGATCATCATCAACGTGGGCGGCACGCGACATGAGACCTACCGCAGCACCCTGCGCACTCTGCCAGGCACCCGCCTTGCCTGGCTGGCTGATCCCGACGGCGGGGGCCGACCCGAGTCCGATGGCGGCGGTGCgggcagcagcggcagcagcggcggcggAGGCTGCGAGTTCTTCTTCGATCGGCACCCCGGCGTCTTCGCCTACGTGCTCAACTACTACCGCACTGGCAAGCTGCACTGCCCCGCCGACGTGTGCGGGCCTCTCTTCGAAGAGGAGCTCACCTTTTGGGGCATCGACGAGACCGATGTGGAGCCCTGCTGCTGGATGACCTACCGCCAGCATCGCGACGCCGAGGAGGCGCTCGACATCTTCGAAAGTCCAGACGGGGGTAGCGGCGGAGCGGGGCCCAGCGACGAGGTCGGCGACGATGAGCGGGAGCTAGCCCTGCAGCGCCTGGGCCCCCACGAGGGAGGCGCGGGCCCCGGCGCGGGTTCTGGTGGCTGCCGCGGCTGGCAGCCTCGCATGTGGGCACTCTTTGAGGATCCCTACTCCTCCCGGGCGGCCAGG GTGGTGGCCTTTGCCTCCCTCTTCTTCATCCTGGTCTCCATCACCACCTTCTGCCTGGAGACTCACGAGGCCTTCAACATCGACCGCAACGTGACGGAGATCCACCGGGTGGGGAACATCACCAGTGTGCGCTTCCGGCGGGAGGTGGAGACGGAGCCCATCCTCACCTACATCGAGGGCGTGTGTGTCCTGTGGTTCACACTGGAGTTCCTGGTGCGCATCGTGTGCTGCCCTGACACGCTGGACTTCGTCAAAAACCTGCTGAACATCATTGACTTTGTGGCCATCCTGCCCTTCTACCTGGAGGTGGGATTGAGCGGCCTGTCGTCTAAGGCAGCCCGCGACGTGCTGGGTTTCTTGCGTGTGGTGCGCTTCGTGCGCATCCTGCGGATCTTCAAGCTCACGCGCCACTTCGTGGGGCTGCGCGTGCTGGGCCACACCCTCCGTGCCAGCACCAACGAGTTCCTGCTGCTCATCATCTTCCTGGCCCTGGGCGTGCTCATCTTTGCCACCATGATCTACTACGCAGAGCGCATTGGTGCCAGGCCCTCCGACCCACGGGGCAATGACCACACCGACTTCAAGAATATCCCCATCGGCTTCTGGTGGGCCGTGGTCACCATGACGACGCTGGGCTACGGGGACATGTACCCCAAGACGTGGTCCGGCATGCTGGTGGGGGCGCTCTGTGCGCTGGCTGGGGTGCTCACCATTGCCATGCCCGTGCCTGTCATTGTCAACAACTTCGGCATGTACTACTCCCTGGCTATGGCCAAGCAGAAGCTGCCCAAGAAACGGAAGAAGCATGTGCCACGGCCACCCCAGCTTGAGTCACCCATTTACTGTAAGTCGGAGGAGACCTCGCCCAGGGACAGCACCTACAGTGATACCAGCCCCCCTGCCCGGGAAGAGGGTATGGTGGAGAGGAAACGGGCAG ACTCGAAGCAGAATGGTGATGCCAACGCAGTGCTGTCGGATGAGGAAGGCGCCGGCCTCACCCagcccctggcctctgcccccaCGCCCGAGGAGCGCCGGGCCCTGCGACGCTCTGGCACACGGGACAGAAACAAGAAGGCAGCTGCCTGCTTCCTGCTCAGTGCTGGGGACTATGCCTGTGCCGATGGTAGTGTCCGGAAAG AGACCTGCCAAGACGCCCTCTCGTCCAACTATGCCCAGGCTGAAGTCCTCACCCTCTCTTAA
- the Kcnc4 gene encoding potassium voltage-gated channel subfamily C member 4 isoform X7 produces the protein MISSVCVSSYRGRKSGNKPPSKTCLKEEMAKGEASEKIIINVGGTRHETYRSTLRTLPGTRLAWLADPDGGGRPESDGGGAGSSGSSGGGGCEFFFDRHPGVFAYVLNYYRTGKLHCPADVCGPLFEEELTFWGIDETDVEPCCWMTYRQHRDAEEALDIFESPDGGSGGAGPSDEVGDDERELALQRLGPHEGGAGPGAGSGGCRGWQPRMWALFEDPYSSRAARVVAFASLFFILVSITTFCLETHEAFNIDRNVTEIHRVGNITSVRFRREVETEPILTYIEGVCVLWFTLEFLVRIVCCPDTLDFVKNLLNIIDFVAILPFYLEVGLSGLSSKAARDVLGFLRVVRFVRILRIFKLTRHFVGLRVLGHTLRASTNEFLLLIIFLALGVLIFATMIYYAERIGARPSDPRGNDHTDFKNIPIGFWWAVVTMTTLGYGDMYPKTWSGMLVGALCALAGVLTIAMPVPVIVNNFGMYYSLAMAKQKLPKKRKKHVPRPPQLESPIYCKSEETSPRDSTYSDTSPPAREEGMVERKRADSKQNGDANAVLSDEEGAGLTQPLASAPTPEERRALRRSGTRDRNKKAAACFLLSAGDYACADGSVRKEGNVEPKACVPVSHTCAL, from the exons ATGATCAGCTCGGTGTGTGTCTCCTCCTACCGCGGGCGCAAGTCGGGGAACAAGCCTCCGTCCAAAACATGTCTGAAGGAGGAGATGGCCAAGGGCGAGGCGTCGGAGAAGATCATCATCAACGTGGGCGGCACGCGACATGAGACCTACCGCAGCACCCTGCGCACTCTGCCAGGCACCCGCCTTGCCTGGCTGGCTGATCCCGACGGCGGGGGCCGACCCGAGTCCGATGGCGGCGGTGCgggcagcagcggcagcagcggcggcggAGGCTGCGAGTTCTTCTTCGATCGGCACCCCGGCGTCTTCGCCTACGTGCTCAACTACTACCGCACTGGCAAGCTGCACTGCCCCGCCGACGTGTGCGGGCCTCTCTTCGAAGAGGAGCTCACCTTTTGGGGCATCGACGAGACCGATGTGGAGCCCTGCTGCTGGATGACCTACCGCCAGCATCGCGACGCCGAGGAGGCGCTCGACATCTTCGAAAGTCCAGACGGGGGTAGCGGCGGAGCGGGGCCCAGCGACGAGGTCGGCGACGATGAGCGGGAGCTAGCCCTGCAGCGCCTGGGCCCCCACGAGGGAGGCGCGGGCCCCGGCGCGGGTTCTGGTGGCTGCCGCGGCTGGCAGCCTCGCATGTGGGCACTCTTTGAGGATCCCTACTCCTCCCGGGCGGCCAGG GTGGTGGCCTTTGCCTCCCTCTTCTTCATCCTGGTCTCCATCACCACCTTCTGCCTGGAGACTCACGAGGCCTTCAACATCGACCGCAACGTGACGGAGATCCACCGGGTGGGGAACATCACCAGTGTGCGCTTCCGGCGGGAGGTGGAGACGGAGCCCATCCTCACCTACATCGAGGGCGTGTGTGTCCTGTGGTTCACACTGGAGTTCCTGGTGCGCATCGTGTGCTGCCCTGACACGCTGGACTTCGTCAAAAACCTGCTGAACATCATTGACTTTGTGGCCATCCTGCCCTTCTACCTGGAGGTGGGATTGAGCGGCCTGTCGTCTAAGGCAGCCCGCGACGTGCTGGGTTTCTTGCGTGTGGTGCGCTTCGTGCGCATCCTGCGGATCTTCAAGCTCACGCGCCACTTCGTGGGGCTGCGCGTGCTGGGCCACACCCTCCGTGCCAGCACCAACGAGTTCCTGCTGCTCATCATCTTCCTGGCCCTGGGCGTGCTCATCTTTGCCACCATGATCTACTACGCAGAGCGCATTGGTGCCAGGCCCTCCGACCCACGGGGCAATGACCACACCGACTTCAAGAATATCCCCATCGGCTTCTGGTGGGCCGTGGTCACCATGACGACGCTGGGCTACGGGGACATGTACCCCAAGACGTGGTCCGGCATGCTGGTGGGGGCGCTCTGTGCGCTGGCTGGGGTGCTCACCATTGCCATGCCCGTGCCTGTCATTGTCAACAACTTCGGCATGTACTACTCCCTGGCTATGGCCAAGCAGAAGCTGCCCAAGAAACGGAAGAAGCATGTGCCACGGCCACCCCAGCTTGAGTCACCCATTTACTGTAAGTCGGAGGAGACCTCGCCCAGGGACAGCACCTACAGTGATACCAGCCCCCCTGCCCGGGAAGAGGGTATGGTGGAGAGGAAACGGGCAG ACTCGAAGCAGAATGGTGATGCCAACGCAGTGCTGTCGGATGAGGAAGGCGCCGGCCTCACCCagcccctggcctctgcccccaCGCCCGAGGAGCGCCGGGCCCTGCGACGCTCTGGCACACGGGACAGAAACAAGAAGGCAGCTGCCTGCTTCCTGCTCAGTGCTGGGGACTATGCCTGTGCCGATGGTAGTGTCCGGAAAG AAGGCAATGTTGAACCGAAAGCGTGCGTCCCAGTGTCTCACACCTGTGCTCTTTAA